Part of the Trichoderma asperellum chromosome 1, complete sequence genome is shown below.
ACTAACCTCATGACATAAAAGCTGATCTATGATACCCAGCACCTCTTCTGGCAGCAGTGATCTGGAAACGTCGTATGTTTCCTCCACCTCAGCTCCGGGGCGGCTGCACCCACTATCCATCTTGGGATCCATGATCTATCATAGTATGAGAAGACGGAAACCCTCGCAAAGCGTAGTCTAGCATAATACGTACCTCCAAAGCGGCGACAGAATCAAACAACGTGAAGAACCCATCCTTAACGATGGCTCCAGGCTCAAGAGCTGTGGTTATAAATCAGCTTACGTGCACTGCGGCTCAGATAACGTGAGGATGTGTCGGCTCACTCTTAACAGCTTCTGAAAATTTTGCCGTTATATCCAcggcgacgatgccatcGCTCTTGATATTCGGTGGCAGCGTCTCCGGGGGAGCAGAGCCCTGGCCCAGCGATAATCTCGCGATTTCTGCGCAGCTTCTGGATTAGCAATTTTGTTGAGGGCGAGGGGAGAGAGATTATGACGGTTTTCAGcccatcattttttttcgcACCATCTGGTACCCCAACGCCAAAGTCCGCCATGCTGTAAAAATGGTTTGGCACTCAGATAGATTATATTGGCATTATTGCGCGGGTGATGAGCTTCGAATCAAAGATGAAAtgccaaaaaataaagagttCCCTATGCTCCCTCGCGCGTGGCTTGAAATGGGTCTGCTGTTGATGACCACTAAAGTCACTGTTCGCGGGCCGAGACACACAGACCTAAGACAGTGCTATTAGGCGACTGAACAATAGTACCTTCCCTAGTTTTCAGCAAGAGGTTCAAGCGGTTGAAAGCGCTGGATTGCAAAGTTTATCTTCCAAGGTTAATAAAggcaatttcttttttagatTTAACAGGCCGCGGTATTTGCATAATACCACACGAGGCTTCAGTCGCATTCTCCACCATCGGTATATATCTTGCTAAGCAGTCACCCCTCACATATTACATCTACTTCCAACGGAACATTACGGAATGATCTTGCAGCCGGATGCCATGATTTGTTTGCCATAATATATTGGTGTATTGcagcagttatttattttacaatGCCAGCAATTTGGAGTTCTAACCCATTCGCATGGCTCTTCTCATGTCGCTTCCCAGCGTCTATTGTAAGATCACTCCCCACCCCTTCTCATCCactcgattttttttcccccacaCAGGCAGATTAAGAGGAGGCATTCtcggcggtggcagcagcgttCGCGGCGTTGAGGTCTCGGGGCTCGCCGGCCTTGCCATTCTACTGAGGCATTAACAATCGGTTCCTGCTATTGTCTATGCGCCCAATTCACATACCTTCCATGAAGCAAATCGCAGCTCGGAAGTAGCACGACGCTCAGCAACGATTCGCTTGTCCTCCTTGAGGCTTCGGCGAATGGCGCGGGCCGAAACGGCCAGGAAGCGGTTGTAGCTATATCACAGCATGTTAGCCGATGGATTCGCAGAGTCGGTTGGAAAAAgtcgcagcgcagcgcagcggtCGAGAGGGTGATCGAGGCGGCGAAGGCGAGTGCGCTACGGCAGGGGATCAATCGACGTACGTCAAACCGGCGGCTTTCCACGCAGCAGTCATCTTGGCGGATGGATGGGTTAAACGGCGAAAATAAGCGTTGTTAATGATGCCGACTGAATCTTTGCTAGAATCGAGCGCTCGACAATGCGCTAGCGCGCCTGAGGTTTCAAAAAGTCACGTGTGTCTCAAAGGATGACTCAGCGGCTACATCCGACTTGCTTTCCCGTTTAGTACCTTGCCCACTGACATGCCGTAATTCATATTGAAGCTGGATGATCTATGCCCAAGTTCGCACATTCCATGGTCCAATTAGATCTGGTAGAAAATTTGACTTAACTCCGTGCCAGGATTCTTCAGCATCGCCCCGGCAAATCTACAAGCAGCACAATCCCGGATGATGAAGTAAGCAGGCTTCTGTGCTGAGCTGAGACAAGCCAGGCGCAACTTAAGAATACTCCCTGTAACGCCGCCGATTCGAGGCGGAGAACTTGATTATGCCAATGGAATCTCCGCAAGGCGAGACACACCATTAATCTACCAAGGACAAGGGTGCAGTAGGGACTCAGCTCTCCATACCGGGAAGTTTGCTTTATGTGTTTCCGCTCGCTAGAGCTCTCCGTGTCCTTCTTGACAGGGAAAGCTCCTTAATCACATTCGTAAAAGGCTTTGGCCTGTGTATTGATTTGTGTCGACCCTCATATTCCTTATCCATCTAAAAACGTCAGTACATTTCTCACTTCAGATATGTCGTCTGTGCTACAGGGAAGAAGACGCCGGCCGCGAGAAATCTTGCTCCCTAACGGCAAGAAGATAATCGTGACGCTGCCCGAGGATCTCGAGGAGGTTCGCCGCAAATATCCCAGAGGTAGCGACGACATACAAGTCGAAGTGGTTGTTCACGGCTCTGTAGAACacagtcatcatcttcgacaATCGCGAGACCATCATGAAGAGCGCCGACAGTTGCTACGGGAGCAACATGGGCCTGCCTTTGAAGAATGGGAAGACGTCCAAACGCAGCTTTCCTTGGTGACTGCAGAGTTGGAGCGTTTGGAGAACCAAGCGTCGGGGCTCTACGgtaactttagtaaatttGGTTACGATGCTGCTATACGAACATACAGTGATGAAGACCCTCCTATCGCATCTTCGCATGCGTCAATCTCAGAG
Proteins encoded:
- a CDS encoding uncharacterized protein (EggNog:ENOG41) gives rise to the protein MSSVLQGRRRRPREILLPNGKKIIVTLPEDLEEVRRKYPRGSDDIQVEVVVHGSVEHSHHLRQSRDHHEERRQLLREQHGPAFEEWEDVQTQLSLVTAELERLENQASGLYGNFSKFGYDAAIRTYSDEDPPIASSHASISEKVRGQRDQDGDRHGETTKLFKRPVIRQWFHQGLLWRASEQTEVMAIELFLDLVYVGIIHSNGEHMAEEATGYELLRFVITFIMTWKIWTDITLTLSWFETDDVVTRLEVLFCISCLIG